GTACGATTCCGAATTATAACACGATAGCCATACTGGGAAATTTTTTCTCTTTTACTGGAGCAAAAAACATCGTGCGAGAAGCAGCCTTTTTGGGAGGCAGCCCTGCTGCTGATTTTAAATTAAGACTATACGGGCTTTTATACAAACTTTCCAGTCGCGTGATTGCACTCTCCAACGGTGTAAAAGAAAATATTGTAAAGCGTTATAAGGTAAAACGTGAAAAAATTAATGTTATTTATAACCCAGTAGATATAGAACGTATTCGAACTAATATAAAAGAGGGAATTCTTCCACAGGAACATCAAACCATATTTAATGGAAATGAAAAAGTAATCATTACAGCAGGCAGGCTGGTCCAGGATAAGGATCAACAAACACTGATTAAAGCGTTTGCTGATGTAAGTCGCAGCATCGATGTAAAGCTTGTTATTCTTGGTGAAGGTGAACTTGGGGGCGAATTGAAGCAGCTTGCTGAAAAACTAGGTGTGGCGCATAAAGTATTTTTTCTTGGATTCCAACAGAATCCATATATCTATTTTGCCCATGCGGATGTTTTCGTCCTAACCTCGAAACGAGAAGGCTTTGGCCATGTTCTGTCAGAGGCGTTAGCCACAGGAATACCTGTTGTTTCAACGAAGGCATACCCTGGTGCTGAAGAAGTATTAAATGCTGGTGAATATGGGCTAATGTGTGAAATTGGAAATGCAGAACAAATAGCAGAAAAAATTTACGAAACATTAACCTGGACAGAAGACAGGCGGGATCATGCCATTAAAAAAGGACTAGAGCGTGTGAATACATTCCGCGCACAGAAAATTGTTAAACAATATGAAGATGTATTTATGGAAACATAACCAAGACAGAATAAAATGTTGAACAGGAGTTGAAGGAGTATGCATACTCCAAAGCGTGTTGTTCAGTTAACAACTGTACACCACCCATATGATCCCAGGATCTATCATAAAGAGTGTAAGTCATTGCAAAAGGCAGGTTTTGATGTGACTTTAATCGCCCAAGAAGGCGATCAGAAATCAAATGGAGATAAACCAATAAAACATATACCATTAAAAAAATATAAAAGCAGATTAAAAAGGATGACAGTTGGCGCATTTGCAGCTTTTAAAGAAGCGAAAAAATTAAACGCAGACATCTATCACTTTCATGATCCAGAGCTTTTGCCGATAGCATGGCTGTTAAAAAATAAAGACAATGTCGTCGTTTATGATATTCATGAAGATTACATTACAAGCATTCTGCAAAAAGATTATATGTCATTGCCAATCAGAAAAATGATTGCGTCTATTTATAGATTAATGGAACGCTTTTTTGCTCGGAACTTTGAATTATGTCTTGCGGAAAAATATTATAAGGATATTTATCCGACGGGGACGTGTATTCTAAATTACCCGACAGTTAATGAAAAGTTTTTAAATAGCAAACGTGAAACCCCTGCAGAGAATAAAGTCCTGTATACTGGAAATGTGTCCGTTGTACGAGGTGCAATGTTTCACGCTCGCATACCGGTAATTGATGAAGAGATTGAAATGCATTTCGTAGGTAAATGTCCAAGTGACCTGGCAGAAAAAATGTACGAGGCAGCTGGAGATAAGAAAGCAAACTTAAAAATTGAAGGAATCGACCAGTTTATCGAAAAAGAAGTAATTGAGGATCGCTACCTTCAAACAAATTGGCTGGCAGGGATAGCCCTTTTCCCGCCAACGGAGCATTATATGAAAAAAGAACTGACCAAGTTTTTTGAATATATGAATGCAGGGCTGCCGATAATCTGCTCTAACTTTCCTGTCTGGAAAAAATTTATGGAAACCTATCAGTGCGGTATAGCTGTTGACCCATATGATGATGAAGCGATAAGAAAGGCAATTTCTTATCTTAAAAATAACCCTGAAGAAGCAAAACGCATGGGGGAGAATGGGAAAAAAGCTGTTGCAGAGGAACTGAACTGGTATACAGAAGAGCAAAAATTAATTTCCTGGTATTATAAATTGCTTGATTTAGAAAAGAAAAGTATGCGGGAAGAAGGAATCGGTGATTAAATGAAACAAGATCCACTTATATCGGTAATTACCCCTGCCTATAATGCAGAGCGGTTTATCGGAGATACGATTGATTCTGTTTTGAATCAAACGTACTCTAATTGGGAAATGGTGATTGTGGATGATCGTTCCACTGATAATACAACGTCGATTGTGGAAGAATATAGGAAGCGTGACAATCGAATTAAGCTAATTGTTCTTGAGGAGAACAGCGGTTCAGCTGTAGCGCGTAATACAGCAATGGAGAATGCTAAAGGTCGCTATATTGCTTTTCTTGACAGTGATGATCGTTGGCTGCCAGAAAAACTGGACAAACAACTCCGATTTATGCAAAACAACGACATCGCTTTTTCCTTCACAAAGTATGTCCGAATTTTAGAGGATGGGACTAAAACAAATGCTGTGAGCAGCACCCCAGAATCTGTAAATTACGATGATTTAATGAAACGATGTGTAATTGGCTGTTTAACCGTTATGCTTGACCGAGATAAGGTTGGTCATTTGAAAATGGTCAATATCCGAACAAGGCAGGATTATGTTTATTGGTTAACCATTACGAAAAAGGGTTTCCTTGCTTATGGACTTCCCGAAATATTAGCCGAATACCGCCTTGTTGGCAATTCAATCTCAAGTAATAAGTGGAAAGCTGCAAAACGAAACTGGTATGTTTTCAGGAAAATTGAAAAGCAAAGCTTGCCGAAAAGCATATGGTACTTTGCGCATTATGTAATAAGGTCCATTATGGATCTTATTAGATGGAGAACGAAGCGATGATTATAATTATTATCGAAAATACATTTATATAAAGAACACTGATTATAATCATAATACATTTTTTGTTAAAGCGATAAATCAATAATCAGGTAATAATTGATTAAGCTTTTAGGCTTTTAATATTAGGCGGTGTCATGAATAATGAAAAATTATATGCAAGAAATGCTGAAGAGAAAAGATTTATTATTTTACTTAGTCAAGTCCGGGTTGAAGGCAGAGCACCGGAATAGTTACTTAGGATATTTTTGGTGGTTGCTGGATCCATTATTGAATGTATTGGTGTACTACTTCCTAGTCGTAATCGTACTGGGGAGAACCCATGATGAGTTTTCATATCCACTCTTTTTAGTCATTGGATTAGTCGCTTGGCGTTGGATAAGTACAAGCATCAACTCATCATCAAAATCCATCTTAAGGTACAGCTCGATTATTAATCAGGTATCTTTGCCAAAAGCGCTATTTCCATTATCGTTTACGTTAACACAGTTATTTAACTTTGCATTTGGTTTAATTGTAATTGCGTTATTCCTAGCAATTTATGGCGTTGTACCAACATGGCATATTGCATACCTGCCATTAATTATTTTTATTCAATTAACGGTACATTTGGCGTTAGGACTTGTTCTCGGATTTATTACGATTTTTGTTCGAGATATTGAGAATCTAATGACATATATTACACGTATTTTCTTCTACGCTTCCCCGATCATCTGGGAAGGTGGACGTTTAATCAGAAGTGGAAAGGTGCCTGACTGGCTTGTACCATTGATTGAATACAATCCAGTAGCGATTATAGTTACAGCCTATCGAGATATTTTGATGTTCCACCAAACACCAAATTTGATTGGTCTTGGAATTCTTTTCTTAATCGCAATTATTATAGGAACCTTTATGATTTATTATTACAGTAAAAACGAACATAAAATTATTAAGGCATTATAGGTATGTCATATTTAAAATGAGGGGTAGACATGCAGGATCAAACGAAACATAATACGCACGAATCGCAAGAGGATGTTATCGTTGCTAAGAATATAGGTGTTTCCTTTTATGACCGTGGCTATCAGGATGATATAAAATCACGTGTATTTGGCATGTTCGCTAAAAAAGAGAAAAAGAAAAAGGAAAAAGTCTGGCCATTAAAGGATATAGATTTTACAGGTCACCAAGGAGAAATCCTCGGCATTATCGGTTCCAATGGAGCTGGAAAGACGACATTAAGTAAAATCATTGCAGGAATTTTGCAGCAAGATAAAGGGACAATGCACGTTGATGGTAAGGTAACTGCATTATTCTCATTTGGAATGGGCTTCAATAAAGAGCTGACTGGAAGAGAGAATGTTTATTTAAATGGCATGATGCTTGGAGTCAGTAAATCATTGATTAATCATTATATTGATGATATCCATGAGTTCTCAGATATCGGAGATTTTATTGACCAGCCAATGAAATATTATTCCAGTGGTATGAAAGCAAGACTCGGATTCAGTGTCGCGGCCCATTTAGAGCCTGAGGTGCTTATCCTTGACGAAGCATTAAATACAGGGGATGCGCGTTTTAGCAAAAAAGCTGCTGTGAAAATGAAAGAGCTTGTAAAACAGGCTAAAATGGTAATTATTGTTACACACAGCCTAAGATACGCACAGCGAAATTGTGATCGATTAATGTGGATCAATCAGGGTGTGGTAAAGGAAATTGGTGATCCGAAAGAGATTGTTGCGCATTATAAAGCAACAGTCCCTGCGCCACCTAAACGCAAACGAAGCCTGGAACTAAACAAAACGGAGAGCTCGGTTAAAGATAAAACGATTGTTCGGGCTACAAATGTGGGTATTTCCTATGAACTTAATACAGGCACATTCTGGGCGTTAAAGGATGTTAATTTTGAAATAAAAGAAGGCGAAGTAGTTGGGATCATCGGTCATAATGGTGCTGGAAAAAGTACACTTTGCAAAGTGCTGACAAATATCCTGAAGCCAGACCAAGGCGATATTCAGCTAGAAGGGGAAACCTCTTCCCTTTTAGGGTATGGAACAGGTTTTAATGCACAATTATCTGGAAGAGACAATATTTTCCTGAATGCGATGCTTCTTGGGATACCTAAAAAAAGAGTACAAGCGAAATATGACGAAATTGTTGAATTTTCCGGACTGAAAAAATCCATTGATAAACCAGTAAAACAATATTCATCTGGTATGAAATCAAGGCTCGGCTTTAGCATTGCCGCTATATTGAAGCCTGATATATTTATTATTGATGAAGCACTCTCAACTGGTGACATGGCATTTCAGCAAAAAGCAAGTGAACGAATCCAAGACATGATGTCTCATGCAAAAGCAGTTATTATCGTTTCGCACAGTATGAACTTTGTGGAAAAAGTATGCACTAGAGGAATCTGGATGGAGCGTGGACAGGTTCGCTTTGATGGAACTGCGGAAGAGGCAGTTGCTGCATATCGAGAATCACTTGGCATAAGTAAAACTGGAAACGCGAATAAAAAAGTTGTAAAACAAATAAGAAAGCAAGTTTTTAAACAGGAATCTCCCAAGAAACCTGTAGAAAATAAAGAATAATGGTACCGTTTGGTGGTGACAAGAAGTGATTCGTGCAATGAAAAAAGTAATCTTAGCCCCTGTTGACTGGGTTGTATACACCGTATTAAATGAAAGGCAGAGAAAGGCTCTGACGGACATTTTTACAGAAGAACAGAAGCAGCAAATAAAACGAATGTTGTCTGGAAGAAAGCAAGCCCAGAGACAAAAGCTTAAACAAATTAAATACCATCTGTACAATCTGGGATTTACAGAAAAGGCGCTTAAAGCATTAGAAGAATACTATACCAACATAAAAGATCCACAGCTAAAGCGCCTTGCAGCTTGGGAACTGACGTTATGGCATGCCAATCAATATACAGAAGAAGGTGCTGGAAAAGCACTGGAGTATATTGCAGCAGCAAAGAATGGCGAGAAAGATGCGGAGCAATTGCGGCGAATCGCTATTGTTCAAGCTGAATGCTATCAAATGTGCAATGAAGCAGAAAAGGGTAAAGAAGTTATCCACGGCATGCTTTCCACGCAGAAGCATGCTGACCTTTATCTTGCAGCAGCTAATTTAGAAGACACTCTTGATAAACGGATGGAATGGGTAAACAAAGTAATGGAGCTATATGGTTTGCAGCCAATTGGATTTACCCAAATGGATCGCTCTTCAGTATACGATGACCTGCAAACCATAGCTTTGGACCGAAAAGTAGAAGAAGGGCCAAAAGTATCTGTCATCCTTCCAGCATTCAAGGCTGAGGAAGGGATAAGAGTTGCGATTGAATCAATTCTTTCGCAAACATGGCAAAACATCGAGCTTTTAGCTGTTGACGACTGCAGTCCGGACAATACAGCGAAAGTTATCGCTGAATATGCTGAAAAGGATTCGCGGGTAAAAGCTCTTTCAACCCCAGTAAACAGTGGGCCATATGTTGCTCGAAACATTGCGTTAGAGCATGCAACTGGAGATTTTGTCACTATTAATGATGCCGATGATTGGTCACATGCTGAGAAAATAGAGATACAGGTTAAGCATTTGATTGAGCATGAGCATATTATTGCAAATACATCTGAGCATTCAAGGTTAACGGAAGAAGAGCTGAAATTATATCGTCGAGGTACACCAGGAAGATATATTTTCCCAAATATGTCTTCTATTATGTTCAGACGCAAGCAAGTTCTTGAAAAAGTTGGCTATTGGGATAGTGTACGGTTCGCTGCAGATGGTGAATTTAAGCGAAGACTGATTAAAGTATTCGGAAAAAATAGCTATGTCGATCTGAAAACAGGTCCACTATCATTACCAAGGCAGTCCGTTACATCGCTCACTGGGAGCTCTGCATTTGGTTATAGCGGCTTTTTCATGGGTGTAAGAAAAGAATATGTAGAAGCTTTGGAGTATCATCATCATACTGCAGAGACACTGCGTTATCCTTTTCCAATGACAACCAGAGTTTTTCCAGTTCCAGAGCCAATGTGGCCGAAACGAGAGGAAAAGGTGGATGGCAAACGCTTCTTTCATACTGTAATCGCCATGGACTTTCGAGTTATTAATGAGGAACAAATCAGCTTCATTAAGGAAATTTATGCGAAAAAGGACGGGCGTATTGGTCTCGTGCAAATTAATCAATATAATGCAGGTGCATCTATCATAGAAGAGTCCATTCGGAATATGCTCGATGGCAACAGATTGCAAATGCTCGTATATGGGGAGCAGATACAAACAGATAAACTGCTCATTTTGAATCCGATTGCTTTAGAAGCATATCAACACTACATACCCACCGTTTTTGCAAAGTCAGTAGATGTTATTGTAGACAAATTGCCAAGCGGTGAAGGATATGCTATTTCTAATTGTTTAAAACACTTAAAGCAATACTTTGACCACCCGGGAACGTGGTATCCCGCAACACTTGAAATTAAGAATGCCTTGATGGAACATCATACAGAAGCGTTGCATGAAGTTAACTTCAGTGAACGTGTATGGGAGAAGAGCTGGGTATATGATGAAAAAACAAACTGAAATGAATAAGCTCGAAGAACAAGACGCTGCATTAACTGATCAATTGGCTGAATTAGAAGCTGACTTAGAAAAGAAATTAGCCGAAAAGAAAGCGAAGCAGCAGAGTTTAATGGAATATAAACGCGAATTTATGCAGGCACAGCA
This region of Oceanobacillus sp. FSL K6-2867 genomic DNA includes:
- a CDS encoding glycosyltransferase: MEKKRVLFFIYQMGGGGAARTLLNILNNIDRSKFIPILVTLQYDGSYEKYLETDVKFIKLKTKRLRSAIFPLAKVIREEKADIVFSTIPNYNTIAILGNFFSFTGAKNIVREAAFLGGSPAADFKLRLYGLLYKLSSRVIALSNGVKENIVKRYKVKREKINVIYNPVDIERIRTNIKEGILPQEHQTIFNGNEKVIITAGRLVQDKDQQTLIKAFADVSRSIDVKLVILGEGELGGELKQLAEKLGVAHKVFFLGFQQNPYIYFAHADVFVLTSKREGFGHVLSEALATGIPVVSTKAYPGAEEVLNAGEYGLMCEIGNAEQIAEKIYETLTWTEDRRDHAIKKGLERVNTFRAQKIVKQYEDVFMET
- a CDS encoding glycosyltransferase; amino-acid sequence: MHTPKRVVQLTTVHHPYDPRIYHKECKSLQKAGFDVTLIAQEGDQKSNGDKPIKHIPLKKYKSRLKRMTVGAFAAFKEAKKLNADIYHFHDPELLPIAWLLKNKDNVVVYDIHEDYITSILQKDYMSLPIRKMIASIYRLMERFFARNFELCLAEKYYKDIYPTGTCILNYPTVNEKFLNSKRETPAENKVLYTGNVSVVRGAMFHARIPVIDEEIEMHFVGKCPSDLAEKMYEAAGDKKANLKIEGIDQFIEKEVIEDRYLQTNWLAGIALFPPTEHYMKKELTKFFEYMNAGLPIICSNFPVWKKFMETYQCGIAVDPYDDEAIRKAISYLKNNPEEAKRMGENGKKAVAEELNWYTEEQKLISWYYKLLDLEKKSMREEGIGD
- a CDS encoding glycosyltransferase family 2 protein — encoded protein: MKQDPLISVITPAYNAERFIGDTIDSVLNQTYSNWEMVIVDDRSTDNTTSIVEEYRKRDNRIKLIVLEENSGSAVARNTAMENAKGRYIAFLDSDDRWLPEKLDKQLRFMQNNDIAFSFTKYVRILEDGTKTNAVSSTPESVNYDDLMKRCVIGCLTVMLDRDKVGHLKMVNIRTRQDYVYWLTITKKGFLAYGLPEILAEYRLVGNSISSNKWKAAKRNWYVFRKIEKQSLPKSIWYFAHYVIRSIMDLIRWRTKR
- a CDS encoding ABC transporter permease, whose protein sequence is MKNYMQEMLKRKDLLFYLVKSGLKAEHRNSYLGYFWWLLDPLLNVLVYYFLVVIVLGRTHDEFSYPLFLVIGLVAWRWISTSINSSSKSILRYSSIINQVSLPKALFPLSFTLTQLFNFAFGLIVIALFLAIYGVVPTWHIAYLPLIIFIQLTVHLALGLVLGFITIFVRDIENLMTYITRIFFYASPIIWEGGRLIRSGKVPDWLVPLIEYNPVAIIVTAYRDILMFHQTPNLIGLGILFLIAIIIGTFMIYYYSKNEHKIIKAL
- a CDS encoding ATP-binding cassette domain-containing protein, whose amino-acid sequence is MQDQTKHNTHESQEDVIVAKNIGVSFYDRGYQDDIKSRVFGMFAKKEKKKKEKVWPLKDIDFTGHQGEILGIIGSNGAGKTTLSKIIAGILQQDKGTMHVDGKVTALFSFGMGFNKELTGRENVYLNGMMLGVSKSLINHYIDDIHEFSDIGDFIDQPMKYYSSGMKARLGFSVAAHLEPEVLILDEALNTGDARFSKKAAVKMKELVKQAKMVIIVTHSLRYAQRNCDRLMWINQGVVKEIGDPKEIVAHYKATVPAPPKRKRSLELNKTESSVKDKTIVRATNVGISYELNTGTFWALKDVNFEIKEGEVVGIIGHNGAGKSTLCKVLTNILKPDQGDIQLEGETSSLLGYGTGFNAQLSGRDNIFLNAMLLGIPKKRVQAKYDEIVEFSGLKKSIDKPVKQYSSGMKSRLGFSIAAILKPDIFIIDEALSTGDMAFQQKASERIQDMMSHAKAVIIVSHSMNFVEKVCTRGIWMERGQVRFDGTAEEAVAAYRESLGISKTGNANKKVVKQIRKQVFKQESPKKPVENKE
- a CDS encoding glycosyltransferase family 2 protein, whose amino-acid sequence is MIRAMKKVILAPVDWVVYTVLNERQRKALTDIFTEEQKQQIKRMLSGRKQAQRQKLKQIKYHLYNLGFTEKALKALEEYYTNIKDPQLKRLAAWELTLWHANQYTEEGAGKALEYIAAAKNGEKDAEQLRRIAIVQAECYQMCNEAEKGKEVIHGMLSTQKHADLYLAAANLEDTLDKRMEWVNKVMELYGLQPIGFTQMDRSSVYDDLQTIALDRKVEEGPKVSVILPAFKAEEGIRVAIESILSQTWQNIELLAVDDCSPDNTAKVIAEYAEKDSRVKALSTPVNSGPYVARNIALEHATGDFVTINDADDWSHAEKIEIQVKHLIEHEHIIANTSEHSRLTEEELKLYRRGTPGRYIFPNMSSIMFRRKQVLEKVGYWDSVRFAADGEFKRRLIKVFGKNSYVDLKTGPLSLPRQSVTSLTGSSAFGYSGFFMGVRKEYVEALEYHHHTAETLRYPFPMTTRVFPVPEPMWPKREEKVDGKRFFHTVIAMDFRVINEEQISFIKEIYAKKDGRIGLVQINQYNAGASIIEESIRNMLDGNRLQMLVYGEQIQTDKLLILNPIALEAYQHYIPTVFAKSVDVIVDKLPSGEGYAISNCLKHLKQYFDHPGTWYPATLEIKNALMEHHTEALHEVNFSERVWEKSWVYDEKTN